In one window of Miscanthus floridulus cultivar M001 chromosome 12, ASM1932011v1, whole genome shotgun sequence DNA:
- the LOC136496027 gene encoding uncharacterized protein codes for MPKLTSITGSVGSRPDKKKEYVLDTPYPEEPQNVAHTTGAYRAYVKHTDDAVDVQCLMLACMNSELQKQFESTNPYDMIVGLRGMFENQARVDRFNTSKALFGCKLAEGAPVSPHVIKMIGYIESLQRLGFPLDDDLATDVILQSLPASFEPFVLNYHMNGLKKSLTRLHGMLTTTEASLRKTPGHVMTVQKGKKCKRPAKAKKPAESGTSR; via the exons ATGCCAAAGCTCACTAGTATCACAGGGAGCGTTGGATCTCGTCCTG ACAAGAAAAAAGAGTACGTTCTCGATACGCCTTACCCAGAAGAGCCTCAGAATGTCGCGCACACCACTGGTGCATATCGTGCTTATGTGAAGCATACTGATGATGCAGTGGATGTCCAGTGCCTGATGCTTGCTTGCATGAACTCTGAGTTGCAGAAGCAATTTGAGAGCACTAACCCGTACGATATGATCGTGGGGTTACGTGGCATGTTCGAAAACCAGGCGAGGGTCGACAGGTTTAATACCTCAAAAGCCCTGTTCGGTTGCAAGCTTGCTGAAGGTGCTCCAGTCAGCCCTCATGTGATTAAGATGATTGGGTACATTGAGAGCTTGCAGAGACTGGGTTTTCCCCTCGATGACGATCTTGCCACCGATGTGATACTGCAGTCCCTGCCTGCTAGCTTTGAACCGTTCGTCTTGAACTATCACATGAATGGTTTGAAGAAATCATTGACTAGGTTGCATGGGATGCTTACGACAACAGAGGCGAGTCTGAGGAAGACTCCTGGTCATGTGATGACAGTCCAGAAGGGTAAGAAGTGTAAGCGCCCAGCGAAGGCTAAGAAACCAGCCGAAAGTGGGACTTCTAGGTAA